Part of the Neoarius graeffei isolate fNeoGra1 chromosome 15, fNeoGra1.pri, whole genome shotgun sequence genome is shown below.
aactgttttcagctgtgctaacatgattgtacaagggttttctaatcatccattagccttctgaggcaataagcaaacacattgtaccattagaacactggagtgagagttgctggaaatgggcttctatacacctatggagatattgcaccaaaaaccagacatttgcagctagaatagtcatttaccacattagcaatgtatagagtggatttctgattagtttaaagtgatcttcattgaaaagaacagtgcttttctttcaaaaataaggaaatttcaaagtgaccccaaacttttgaacggtagtgtatatatatatatatatatatatatatatatatatatatatatatatatatatatatatactatatatatatatactgtatatatatatatatatatatatatatatatacacacacacacgttatttaccagccgggaggtccatatcgtgaaataccgtgaccgaggtattcaaccatacggaccgaccttaaaggaatactccggagtgaaatgctttctaggtctattttcgcattattgggagtgcatacgttcgaCAACAGTCGACATTTTCTACTGAGCGAGCATGTACTTTATCAATATAATGTatcaattataattataataatataattataataatataattataatTTTTTCCCAACCAGGTTTCCAACTAGCTTGATTTTGTTTTGTTATATTAAGCTTGTTTTATATATAAGTTATATAATGTCTGTGGTATAAGAGGGATAAACCACTTTGGAACATGCTGTTATTTAaactattttcttataacatcacTCCttttcatgttttattccttatttgttATGCTATGTCATAAGTTCACAAATAGTGTTTTTACTTTGACTGTTTTATGTAATACATTACTTTTTTTATTTCACATGTAACAAGAAATCTTAAAGAAAGTCCAAAATTCTGTATTTGTCTTAAGTGCTATAAAGGCTCCTTCTACAAGGATTACCGCCATGGCAGAGGAACCTACTTCTGGCCGGATGGCTCTCAGTTCGTGGGAAAGTTTTATCTgaattgtaaagagggatatggcaTACATCTTTTCTTTGATGGAACCGTTTTTAAGGTAAAAAAATTAACCAATACATATAGTCTAATTTGCATGCAtgttatttacaatttacacatTTTACTTTCGTGTTATACTGTTGCAGTAATAATGGCTCACGTTTGTATCCACCTACCTGTATCTTTTCAGTTGCTTAAATATGTTTAGGGCACTTAAATATGTTTAGCActttccacatgtgctgtctcCGACGCATCCTGCACATCACTTGGCAGGACAAAGTCCCCAATAGCACCATCCTGGAGAAAGCTGGAATTCCCAGCATGTACACACTGCTGAAACAGAGACGCGTGTGATGGCTTGGTCATGTAGTGCAGCTGGCTGATGGCTGGATTCCCAACGACCTCCTCTATGGAGAATTGGTCAAAGGAAAACGTCCCATAGGCAGACCAAAACTGCGCTACAAAGACATTTGCAAGAGGGACTTGAAAGCTCTGAGCACTGACCTGAACACCTGGGAAGCAGTAGCCTCAGATTGACCAGCCTGCAGAAAGGCCTCTCCAAGTTTGAAGATACAGTTGTTGAGCTGTCTGAggcaaagaggaggaggaggaaggtcAAATCCCAGTCAGACAGACCAGTGTCAGACTACACCTGTCCTCAGTGTGGGAGGGATTGTCACTCCCGCATTGGCCTGTCCAGCCATACTCAACGCTGCATTAGAACAACCCAGAGCGCAACTCCATAGTCTTCCAAGACTGACAGATGCCAAGGACACATTTTACATTCACATTATACTGCTGCAGTAATAACGGCTCACGTTTGTATCCATCTACCTGTATCTTTTCAGTTGCTTAAATATGTTTAGGGCAGCCCTGGCCTTGTGCTAGTGAAGAAATACTGAATACCTTCAATAGCTCTTACAAGGTTTATACTGTACCCATGTTCCTAGGGTCTGTACCATGCGAACGAGCGTTTCGGACCTGGAGTGATGTCTTATCCTGATGGTTGCCAGGATGTGGGTCTGTGGCACTGCAAGTGGCTATTGCGACTCTGCACCACTGTTAAGGGAGGCTTCACTTTAATGGACTTCCCAGAACACATGGCCCGACTCCCACAGCAACACCTTACACAGGTAACGATGGGCATAAGAATTACACTGTTCAGTGACTTGTTCCTAACAAGCCCATAAGCAGTCAGGACTTATTAAAGAGTGACTAGAAACACTGAGATACCTGAGATTGTGTTACCATTCAGTGCAATTATATACTGATTTcaattatgtaaggaataaatacATGAGGGTgagctgttataagaaaataaccaGCAATAGGGTGGTGCTATGCAGCCTGAAGTAAAGCGGAAGTGTTTCATTTCTCTTATACCAGAGCGTgttgtaattttaaaaaaattattaaagaGTAGCATCTCATTTTTTTAATCAATTTCtagttatatttaatattgtGTAACATTCATAAAACAACGTTGTTTCTGTTGTCACTTATATACATATTTTGGCTAGATCCAGTCTCTGCCTTCCTTCACAATGGAGTCTTGTACAGAAAATCAGCATTTCTTCACAGTTGACACGTATCTGCTGGGCGACTCCTCTTGTCTGGAGAAGGGACAATTCATTCTTCCCCCAGGCATTGAGAACTACTCCACTGATTCAGACCACCTGCCTATACCCCAGTGCCTGCGTCAAGAACTCGACTTGCACTTCTTTAACAGAAGCGATATCAGCATGCCTTTGTTCTTTAATGCACTACCTCTTCAGCAGAGAATGAAggctcacatccacacacacaggtCCAGTGCAGCTGTGAAACATCAGCATTATGACTAAACTCTTACCCACATAGAGAACAGAGTGACTGTACAAATCAGATCTTGGAATATGCTGGTTTTAAGAATTTAGTAATATATAGTGCTGGAAGTAACCCATGACCTATAATCCTGTTCCTTTTCCCTGCAGATTTGAGGTTGAAGAGTTGGACTGGGATGTTGCCGTTGTCCTCGCTATGAACCGAGATCACTTTGGACCCAAGGGCCCCCTGGAGGTCGAGGCAGAAAGGCTCATTAGAGAGGCATCGCTTGGTAACCTCCAgaatgtccagagcatcctcaGAGGTGGAAAAGTTCACCCGAATGTAGGTGATGTGAGTGGACATACTGCACTCATCGCAGCTACGGTAGGAATTAGTGACACTTATATGGTTTATAAAAAGCATGGTGTTGGTTATTGTGCAGTGTAATTTAAAGGGAATTATATGCAGGCTTATGGATTGTGCTAATTTTTATATTCATAAAATCTGGTTCCACATCCCCCATTCCCAATAATCAGCAAACTATATTATGTTCTGCATCTCCTAGGCTGTATCATTTAGATACTCACTTACTGAAGTGCACTGTATTGTTTTAAAGCATGGTTCTAAAATCTTACTGACTAGTGCACTATAACGTGTATAGGGTGTAGTTTGGGACATATGGTGGATTCCCTGATGAAGGTAAAATTCTGCACCTTTGTGGTGTGAAAGAACATTGGGGGGGGttgtaacatttattattaaaagaggtactgcacacttaaatgtgtttttgggctgtaaactaaatgatatgactgtagtcgggcggcacggtggtgtagtggttagcgctgtcgcctcacagcaagaaggtcctgggttcgagtcccggggccggcgagggcctttctgtgtggagtttgcatgttctccccgtgtccgcgtgggtttcctccgggtgctccggtttcccccacagtccaaagacatgcaggttaggttaactggtgactctaaattgaccgtaggtgtgaatatgagtgtgaatggttgtctgtgtctatgtgtcagccctgtgatgacctggcgacttgtccagggtgtaccccgccttttgcccatagtcagctgggataggctccagcttgcctgcgaccctgtagaaggataaagcggctagagataatgagatgagatgagatgactgtaGTCTGACGAAACAATTAAATACTGGTGTTAatactgaaaaaaataaaaattttataaaaatcagcattttatgggttgaaaatggctcaaaatgccATTGACTGCTTAAAAccatcctgaaccttgcaaggctCATGCTGATGTACAATTAACAATTTGGGACATATCTAGGTCAtgaaatgtactgtatataaaaaaGAATGTTAATGTTCTATAACCAAAGGTGCATGGCCCACCTCGCCTAGCCCGTGCCCTTGAATGGGAGTCTGTGAAACTGTGTTCATTTTCAAATACATGCTAATTGAGACTCATTATTCACAGGAGTTTGTGagattttacctcatgaatttgattgttttgggttttttttttttcaaaataaacacattgtcaattttgattcttgcaacacatttcaaagaaagttaggacggtaaagcatttacctcTTTGTCATGTTGCCATTCCTTTGAACAACacgtaaaagatgtttaggggctgaagacaccaagtgatgaaacgtttcaagtgttattttgtcccattcttcctgcaaacaggtcttaaggtgtacaGCAGCACAGGGTTGTCATTGTCatctttttcatttcaaaatttgccacacattctctattggggacagagaggacaggcaccctcttcttccatggccgtgcctttgtaatgtgtgcagaatgcggttttgcattgtcttgttgaaatatctcaggaaaagatgtcattttgaaggcagcatatgttgctccaaaatctcattgtacttttctgcagtaatgctgccatcacagaagtgtatgttacctttgccaagggcactgacacaaccccataccatgacaaactctggcttttggactcgttcctggtaacagtctggatggtccttttcgtcttttggTCTGAAGCACATggagtccatttcttacaaaaaaaaaaaaaaaaccctggaatactgatttgtctgactacaatacacatttccactgtgtgatggcatCCCAGATGCCTCGGAGCCCAGAGGAGtcaacagcgcttctggacactgttaacataaggcttcatttttgcacagtgaagttttaactggcatttgtggatataactccatattgttgtgcttgacaaagatttgccaaagtaatcctgagcccatgtggttatatcagctatcagtgaatgatggttcttggtgcagtgccgtctgagggatcggagatcacagctgttcagcttaggcttgcgtctTTTCCTTTtacgcaccgaaattcctccagattccttgaatcatttcatgatattatgcataCTAGAAggggaaatatccaaatcccttagtGTCCTTCTTTGAggagcattgtttttaaacatttcaataattttctcatgcatttgacaAACTGGCGATCCTcggtccatctttgctcctcaaagactaggcctttcctggaaactgattttgtaccaaattatgattataatcacctgttgaTATTGCTTGTGTCAAAttgcatcattatttaattgttttacctcattactaacccTAAATTGGCCCCACCGCaacattttttggaatgtgttgcaggtctgaaacacaggaattgatgtatattaacaaatgaaatgaagtttaccgttgaccagacaaaacatgaaatatcttggtttcttcctttctgcaatgaaatacaagtcaaagtaaatttagaaatcattgctttcttttttaattgcagttttcatctcgtctcaactttttttgataTGATTTGTACTTCATAATCATCTTCTCAGAGGAAACTTCATCATACATACATTTTTCATATGTTTATGTGGGATGTCTGCTGTAGAAGTCCATAACAACATAAGAGTGAGCATATTAATATCaacctgtgatttgtagctgcactactgtcaaagCTGTTGTTATAGCAAATttatcagcaccttctgaccaatcagaatcaagcattcaacagcactgtggtatgaaAAATAATGGTGACATTCCTTATTAAAACAACTTTCAGGTGGCTTTGATAAGGATACCTCCTGATAATTACATTTCCTTTCCTGTATATGCCAAATATATAGCTTCCAGCAGATGGCGGCACTTGCATTTCTCTTTGTTGATTGTTCCACAAGACTTTAGAAGCATGACCGCTTCTGTATTTTATATTTCATCTGCCCAACCTTCAAATTCATTTCAGTATTCCCTCTTTTACACATGCATTGTGTAAATTTATTAGCTAAAATGTAATAATATTTCTATTGTTGCACAGGTCAGTTGTCATGATGATGTGATCGACTTGCTGCTGGACAGTGGGGCCGATGTGAATAAGCTGAATAATGAAGGGATGTCTGCTCTGGCTGTGTGCAGTGTCCTTTACTACCCATTCCATTCTCTACAAGAGACAGTGGCTGAAAAGACTTCTCACGATGTCATCACAGAACCAGAGGTGGTCTTAATTAGTGCCTGTATATCAGAGGTTCCCAAACGTTTTGGGAAAACATCCCCAAATGGGCATTAGTGGTTGCCAGCTTTGACATTTTGGTTTCTCCTCATTATTTACCATCACACttgtaaatccatccattatccgtagccgcttatcctgtgcagggtcgcaggcaagctggagcctatcccagctgactatgggcaagaggcggggtacatcctggacaagtcgccaggtcatcacagggctgacacagagagacaaacaaccattcacactcacattcacacctacggtcaatttagagccaccagttagcctaacctgcatgtctttggactgtgggggaaaccggagcacccggaggaaacccacacagacacggggagaacatgcaaactccgcacagaaaggccgccgtcggccactgggcttgaacccaggaccttcttgctgtgaggcgacaacgctaactacTACATTACCGTGCCACCCTCTTGTAAATCAATGTGCAGTACAGTAAATATTTCTgcatatttttgtgtttgttttcttgACTTCTGTTGCTCCACTGCATCAGGGTCACTCAGTGTTTTGTAGAAATTGGCAGTGATAGATGTACAGAGAAATTTGTAAATTTTTATTGCTGAACACCTATGCTAGCACAGTGTATCAAGATAGTGATAAAAGTCTAAAATATCACATACATGCTTTATTTAAATGTGGATTGTTTCacttcagttgcaaataattgaaatagactgatatccatccatccatccatccatccatccttccattatctgtagccacttatcctgtcctacagggtcgcgggcaagctggagcctatcccagctgactatgggcgagaggcagggtacaccctggacaagtcgccaggtcatcgcagggccgacacatagacacagacaaccattcacactcacattcacacctacggtcaatttagagtcaccagttaacctaacctgcatgtctttggactgtgggggaaaccggagcacccggaggaaacccacgcggacacggggagaacatgcaaactccacacagaaaggccctcgttggctgctgggttagaacccaggaccttcttgctgtgaggcgacagtgctaaccactacaccactttgcCGCCCCTAGACTGATATCTGTGATGTTAATTTGTAAAATAAATGAGTAAAACAAaagaggtgattttttttttttctctcatgacCACATTTGTGTATCAACCCTACTCTGGGTTTCGACCCAAGTTTGAGGAACCCTGTTGCATAAAGTAATATGATCAATAATTTAAACTGGAGTTTCCCagtttttattgttttgtttgtcATGCAAAAGCACACAATCATGGATGGCTTGAATGAGTTGAATGATATGTTAGAATTGCTAAAGCACTATATTGTGGACCATGAAAAAGAAACACTGAATAGGTAAAATGGATTGTATTTTTCATTGTGGTGATATCCATTTCTTTTTTAATAGTGTCCTCTGGCTTATTCTGCAGATCATCAAGTCCCGAACCCTGGATAACAGCCCACAGGGGTCTGCTGCTGAAAATAGGCCAAAAGATGAAGTTGATACAGAACTGACAGTCACAGACAGCCAAACGGACCAGGTGAAGCCTGAAGAATGCAGCACAGCTCAGGAGTCCGaaactcctgaacacactgaggaAATTAAAACCCCCAGTAAAGGTGAAGAGGTTCCTCAGCAGGCACAAAACGAGCAGGGCAGGGTGGTAGAGGCTGAACAGTTAGAGGAATCAGAGCCACTGAATGAAAGAATCCCAGGAGACATTTCTGCTTGGTACCAAGCTGATAATGAGGGTGAAAATATCCTTTCCactgagaaagaagaaaaaagctaCAGAAATAGGAGCCCAGGAAAAGACCCTGGTTTTGACTTGGCTAGTTCCAGCTTCCACATCGACATCACAGAGGACACACAGCAGACGACTGAGGTTCGGCGTGAAACTGGTCAGGTGTCAACTGCGGAAACCCAGGAGACAGTCCACAGGCTGGCACTCATGAAAATTCAGTGAGTTGCAGACTCTCACAGGTTAAAATGATGGGTTTGTACATTGGGTTTCATTAATcaagctgggggcggcacggtggtgtagtggttagcgctgtcgcctcacagcaagaaggtcctgggttcgagccccggggccggcgagggcctttctgtgtggagtttgcatgttctccccgtgtccgcgtgggtttcctccgggtgctccggtttcccccacagtccaaagacatgcaggttaggttaactggtgactctaaattgagcgtaggtgtgaatgtgagtgtgaatggttgtctgtgtctatgtgtcagccctgtgatgacctggcgacttgtccagggtgtaccccgcctttcgcccgtagtcagctgggataggctcctgcgaccctgtagaaggataaagcggctagagataatgagatgagatgagataatcaagcTGGATATAAACAGATTTATTCATAAATTGTTTGCAGGAGCTTTTACACAAATGTAGTATTCATGAAAACCCAGTTACtttgaaaaaaagtttgtatcctgAGAGCACCTGAATTTGTGTAACATTATGTATAAGTGACATTCTAATGTGAACCTCATCTTATAATCTCATAACTGACAACAGATCTTTGCACTTATCTTTACAGATTAAGCTGTTGGgtttaatcatttatttcaattcGTTTAAATTACACACAATTAGAAGTTTAATGCAAGAATTGTTAAATTGGTCATTTCATATTAATCGACTTGAAAGAAAGCAAATCCATTCAATTAGACAAAAGTAATAGCTCCCAATAAAAGAGGAATAATTTGTGTATGACTGTGGTAGCTGATGAGCTGCATTACTCAAAGATTTAGCACACTTCAGGCTTAGCAGATGCTCTTTCACCATTTAGTCATCATTTTGTTGTTTTCAGCTctctgtacactttttttttgttgttgttgttcaggcATCACGAAATGTTAAGCAGCTACTCCGTGAATGTTCTTGGGAATTTATGACTGATTGGCATTTTTCAGCGTATGTATACAAgtgcaaagaagaagaagaagcctttattgtcacacgtacactcaagcacagacttaagcacacagtgaaatttaacctctgcatttaacccatctgaagcagtgaacacacactgcacacacaagtgagcaatgagcacacacacatacccagagcagtgggcagctatgccgcaacacccagggaacagttgggggctAGGCGCCCtttctgccccatgttaaccaactgcatgtctttgaactgtgggggaaactggagcacccaggaggtcacccacacagacacagggagaacatgcaaactccatgcagaaaggaccccgtcagccactgggctcaaacccagaaccttcttgctgtgagacgacagtgctaaccactacaccaccatgccacccttttaaaaataaataaataataataataataataataatccttttaaCCCAAACTTTTGTAAATCAGGTGCGTAAATCTAGTTCAATTTGGCTTAAAGCATTTATACTCAACTATATCAACTGAATAATAAACGAGACCTAATGTGCATAAATTGTGTACTTTTTGGCCAAACTGCGACTATAAATACTTCAGTATGCATGATTTTCTTGTGGGATGTTTGTGACTCAGAAACGAGACCCGCTGGGCCACCATGAAGCTACTGCTGGAACGAGGAGCGGATCCAAATGTATCCAGCATTCCTATGCCTGTCATTTTTCTGGCCATAAAAGCAGGCCACGTCGAAGCTGTGCAGAGACTGCTGGAGCGCGGCGCTCGCACAGACCTGCATTTAACAGCTGAGGTGAGACTTCACTTCCAACAACAGAGTCTCAGTCACGAAGATCTAAAACACCTGCTGATTAAAAAAATGTTGTGTACCTTGATCAGCTGGATCAGTTAGATGCATGTTGGAGTTAAAAGCAACTTTCTACAGTCTAGTTGGGTGACCTTCTTATACCTgcaagctacactaccgttcaaaagtttggggtcactttggaatttccttatttttgaaagaaaagcactgttcttttcaatgaagatcactttaaactaatcagaaatacactctatacattgctaatgtggtaaatgactattctagctgcaaatgtctggtttttggtgcaatatctccataggtgtatagaggcccatttccagcaactctcactccagtgttctaatggtacaatgtgtttgctcattgcctcagaaggctaatggatgattagaaaacccttgtacaatcatgttagcacagctgaaaacagttgagctctttagagaagctataaaactgaccttcctttgagcagattgagtttctggagcatcacatttgtggggtcgattaaatgctcaaaatggccagaaaactgtcttgactatattttctattcattttacaacttatggtggtaaataaaagtgtgacttttcatggaaaacacaaaattgtctgggtgaccccaaacttttgaacggtagtgtaaatgttttcacccttAATCTGTTCTGGAATCTAGTGCACCATGTCTGTGTTGTTATGAGTCTTCATGTCATAAATAACTTCATAACTTCATACAGTCTGTTTGTCTCCTGTTCTGGTTGTCTTTATGGTTTGTATAGCAAAAGGGTCTGTACCCGCTCCATGTAGCAGCTGGACTAACTGGCCCAGAGGGTCCTAAGATCACAGGGCTGCTGTTGCGTGCTGTTGCAGACCCTGATGTAAAAGCACAGGACGCCAATGAAGTGTATGATCTGGACAAGGTTAGACTTCATGACATTACAAAGAAGGTGGCTTTTTCTCTTTATTGGTTGACTCGATCTGATTGACCAAAGAATCAGATATGTGGATGTTTAGTTTTAAGATCATTTTTTATTgaagaagtacagtggtgcttgaaagtttgtgaactctttagaattttctatatatttctgcataaatatgacctaaaacatcatcagattttcacacaagtcctaaaagcagataaagagaacccagttaaacaaatgagacaaaaatattacacttggttatttatttattgaggaaaatgatccaatattacatatctgtgagtggcacaataaatggccaagtataatatttttgtctcatttgtttaactgggttctctttatctactttcaggacttgtgtgaaaatctgatgatgttttagctcatatttatgcagaaatatagaaaattctaaagggttcacaaactttcaagcaccactgcaatgCAATGCACAATAACATGTATACATTTTATGAAGGGTTCTAAACAAATAAGAAACTGCAGTTGTGTATACACTGTCCCAAGAAATGAAAATTCATATTGCAGGCCATTTTTATTAACTGTGATTTCATCTCATTTCAGTGTGCAAGTCTGCGGCTGCCCTCTTTTATGTGGTTGCAGGATTTACAAAATAACACACTGATTGGCAGCCCTTGTTCTATTTCTGACATGCATAattaacaaacaaaaacaagcccAGCACATTGGGGCATGTTAGGCTGGTAAGACTGGCTATGTGTAAAATCTTGCTGAGCCTGGTTTAATTAACTCATGCGCCAGTAATTCAGTGTCACACTGCGTAGCAGTTACAATCAGTTCTTAGATCAAAGCCCATGCCAGTAATAAAGAAATTAATTAGTAACCTCATTGATAATGAATTTTAATGTCTGCCGCCGCATTATGTCTCACCGACTACTTTGCCTGGAACTGCCATACAGCGACTCCAGCAGCAGGTTAATGAGTAGCACTCCTGGAATTGTAATATCCAAATTACCAGGATCAAATTAATTCCAGTAATTTGGTACCTCAATGCTTCTTCAGTGCCCAAGTGTCAAGTGGTGCACATTGAATAACAAGAGAACTAAAGGGAAAACTACTGAACTATTACAGATTAAAATTAGATGAAAAAACATGTTTCTCTTATTCTGTTTAGTCTGATTTATGTGGTGCAtttttgaattattattattattattattattattattattattattattattattattataaatcagGGCACTAATCAGATTGATTTTTGATAACCTCTGttattaagtaaggaataaaacattactGGGAGTGATttgattggaaaataatcaacagtggaGTGGGGTGATGCAACCCCATGCAAAGTGGAGTAACTGCTTAAAgacgaagaatgtaaacatatcggTGAAAtgccagtagcaatttgtgaaaaat
Proteins encoded:
- the ankmy1 gene encoding ankyrin repeat and MYND domain-containing protein 1 isoform X3, which encodes MSSKRSPEVSSMMNTGLCVRNGPGLQEWTDGSRYDGDFINGLKHGNGTFTWPNGECYKGSFYKDYRHGRGTYFWPDGSQFVGKFYLNCKEGYGIHLFFDGTVFKGLYHANERFGPGVMSYPDGCQDVGLWHCKWLLRLCTTVKGGFTLMDFPEHMARLPQQHLTQIQSLPSFTMESCTENQHFFTVDTYLLGDSSCLEKGQFILPPGIENYSTDSDHLPIPQCLRQELDLHFFNRSDISMPLFFNALPLQQRMKAHIHTHRFEVEELDWDVAVVLAMNRDHFGPKGPLEVEAERLIREASLGNLQNVQSILRGGKVHPNVGDVSGHTALIAATVSCHDDVIDLLLDSGADVNKLNNEGMSALAVCSVLYYPFHSLQETVAEKTSHDVITEPEVIIKSRTLDNSPQGSAAENRPKDEVDTELTVTDSQTDQVKPEECSTAQESETPEHTEEIKTPSKGEEVPQQAQNEQGRVVEAEQLEESEPLNERIPGDISAWYQADNEGENILSTEKEEKSYRNRSPGKDPGFDLASSSFHIDITEDTQQTTEVRRETGQVSTAETQETVHRLALMKIQNETRWATMKLLLERGADPNVSSIPMPVIFLAIKAGHVEAVQRLLERGARTDLHLTAEQKGLYPLHVAAGLTGPEGPKITGLLLRAVADPDVKAQDANEVYDLDKTLKKKQVGGRNMSLGSEPPSCIYTPSIEASKEGGRTPLHIACQRDTDYVNARDVVSILLSHKASTDHLWSGHSPLSLAIASGNDLAVDELLAAGADPNLPLSCQVGSALCAAANIYYNSGLHLRNRIKLVEKLIKAGANILMPVVIGEGSRSAIGTVVDYAHYMFNKLS